One region of Helicobacter pylori genomic DNA includes:
- a CDS encoding outer membrane protein, whose translation MKKFVVFKTLCLSVVLGHSLVAAEGSTEVQKQLEKPKEYKVVKGEKNAWYLGISYQVGQASQSVKNPPKSSEFNYPKFPVGKTDYLAVMQGLGLTVGYKQFFGAKRWFGARYYGFMDYGHAVFGANALTSDNGGACKLNEPCATKVGTMGNLSDMFTYGVGIDTLYNVINKEDASFGFFFGAQIAGNSWGNTTGAFLETKSPYKHTSYSLDPAIFQFLFNLGIRTHIGQHQEFDFGVKIPTINVYYFNHGNLSFTYRRQYSLYVGYRYNF comes from the coding sequence ATGAAAAAGTTTGTAGTGTTTAAAACGCTCTGTTTATCGGTAGTGTTAGGTCATAGTCTTGTGGCAGCAGAAGGTAGCACAGAAGTGCAAAAGCAATTGGAAAAGCCAAAAGAGTATAAAGTAGTGAAAGGCGAGAAAAACGCTTGGTATTTGGGGATTAGCTATCAAGTCGGTCAGGCTTCACAAAGCGTTAAAAACCCCCCCAAAAGCAGCGAATTTAACTACCCTAAGTTCCCTGTGGGTAAAACCGACTATCTAGCCGTTATGCAAGGCTTAGGGCTTACTGTGGGTTATAAGCAGTTTTTTGGGGCTAAGCGGTGGTTTGGTGCCCGTTATTACGGCTTTATGGATTATGGGCATGCCGTGTTTGGAGCGAACGCTTTGACATCAGATAATGGTGGGGCATGCAAACTCAATGAGCCATGCGCGACCAAAGTAGGGACAATGGGCAATCTGTCTGACATGTTCACTTATGGTGTGGGTATTGACACTTTATACAATGTCATTAATAAAGAAGACGCAAGTTTTGGATTCTTTTTTGGGGCTCAAATTGCGGGTAACTCTTGGGGTAATACGACAGGGGCCTTTTTGGAAACTAAAAGCCCTTATAAGCACACTTCCTATAGCCTTGATCCGGCGATTTTCCAGTTCCTTTTTAATTTAGGGATCCGCACCCATATTGGCCAGCATCAAGAATTTGACTTTGGCGTGAAGATTCCTACTATCAATGTTTATTATTTTAACCATGGGAATTTGAGCTTCACTTACCGCCGTCAATACAGCCTTTATGTGGGGTATCGTTACAATTTCTGA